A window of the Bdellovibrio svalbardensis genome harbors these coding sequences:
- the ctaD gene encoding cytochrome c oxidase subunit I, with amino-acid sequence MGNTSAHGENYLNHEKGLWSWLTTVDHKRIGLMYMITVMTFFFIGGIMALLLRLELFAPNTVQGVGQVLKNGDIYNQVLTYHGAIMVFMVIVPGIPAILGNFFLPIHLGAKDVAFPKINLLSWYCFMAGAALAIATFFTHKIDTGWTFYTPYSIRTGTATVLMVLGAFIMGMSSVLTGLNFIVTVHKLRAPGMTMHRMPLFVWALYSTAILQMLATPVLAITLLLLAAEKIFGVGIFDPALGGDPVLFQHFFWFYSHPAVYIMILPAMGIVSELISTFSRKVIFGYTAIAYSSLGIAAVSFFVWGHHMFVSGQSATAGIIFSFITMLVGVPTAIKMFNWVATLYKGSISFESPMLYALGFLFLFAIGGVTGIMLAVLPIDVHFHDTYFVVAHFHYVMVGGTLMALMGGFYYWFPKMFGKMFNESLARLSFVFIFIGFNVTFFPQFVLGAMGMPRRYFDYIPAYENLNKISTVGSWLILTGFLIGLYTIVQGIRKGEKAPMNPWGAKTLEWQTSSPPPHFNFDVEPVVTAGPYEYR; translated from the coding sequence ATGGGAAATACATCAGCTCACGGCGAAAACTATTTGAATCATGAAAAAGGCCTCTGGTCTTGGTTAACGACTGTTGACCATAAACGTATCGGTCTTATGTACATGATCACTGTTATGACATTCTTCTTCATCGGCGGGATCATGGCCCTCCTCCTTCGTTTGGAGCTTTTTGCGCCAAACACGGTTCAGGGTGTGGGACAAGTTTTGAAGAACGGTGACATCTATAATCAAGTGCTGACTTATCACGGTGCGATCATGGTCTTCATGGTTATCGTTCCTGGTATTCCGGCAATCTTGGGTAACTTCTTCCTTCCGATCCATTTGGGTGCGAAGGACGTGGCTTTCCCTAAGATCAATCTTTTGAGCTGGTACTGCTTTATGGCAGGTGCGGCTTTGGCGATTGCAACTTTTTTCACTCACAAAATTGATACGGGTTGGACGTTCTACACTCCTTATTCTATCCGTACTGGAACAGCGACTGTTTTGATGGTTCTTGGAGCCTTCATCATGGGGATGTCTTCAGTATTGACGGGTTTGAACTTCATCGTAACAGTTCACAAATTGAGAGCGCCTGGCATGACAATGCACAGAATGCCTTTGTTTGTTTGGGCTCTTTACTCTACAGCGATTTTGCAAATGCTAGCGACGCCAGTTTTGGCGATCACTTTGTTGTTGCTTGCCGCTGAGAAAATCTTCGGTGTGGGTATCTTCGATCCAGCACTTGGCGGAGACCCGGTTCTGTTCCAACATTTCTTCTGGTTCTACTCGCATCCAGCGGTTTACATCATGATCCTTCCAGCGATGGGTATCGTGTCTGAGTTGATTTCGACGTTCTCTCGTAAAGTGATCTTCGGTTACACTGCAATTGCATACTCTTCTTTGGGTATCGCAGCGGTATCGTTCTTCGTTTGGGGACATCACATGTTCGTATCTGGTCAATCAGCTACGGCAGGTATCATCTTCTCATTCATCACGATGCTTGTGGGTGTTCCAACAGCGATCAAGATGTTCAACTGGGTAGCGACTTTGTACAAAGGTTCTATCAGCTTTGAATCTCCGATGTTGTACGCTCTAGGTTTCTTGTTCTTGTTCGCGATCGGTGGTGTGACTGGTATCATGCTTGCTGTTCTTCCAATCGACGTTCATTTCCATGACACTTACTTCGTGGTAGCGCATTTCCATTACGTGATGGTGGGCGGTACTTTGATGGCTTTGATGGGTGGCTTCTATTACTGGTTCCCGAAAATGTTCGGAAAGATGTTCAACGAGTCTTTGGCTCGCTTGTCTTTCGTGTTCATCTTCATCGGTTTCAACGTGACGTTCTTCCCTCAATTCGTATTGGGCGCGATGGGTATGCCACGTCGTTATTTCGACTACATCCCAGCTTACGAAAACTTGAATAAGATTTCGACTGTAGGTTCTTGGTTGATCCTTACTGGTTTCTTGATTGGTCTATACACGATCGTTCAAGGTATCAGAAAAGGTGAAAAAGCTCCGATGAATCCTTGGGGAGCTAAAACTTTGGAATGGCAGACATCTTCTCCACCTCCTCACTTTAACTTTGACGTTGAACCAGTAGTAACTGCGGGGCCTTATGAGTACAGATAA
- the coxB gene encoding cytochrome c oxidase subunit II codes for MMWFNLAKAQSFMPTEGTEIAKQVDNLYGFLLITSFIACLLVIGGMIYFAYKYKRKSANDKTAYISHSTALEFLWSFIPLVIFLGVFAWGWYIYHGMRTMPKDALEINVLGKQWAWEIEYKNGFKAVNEVVVPINTDVKLLLTSQDVIHSFFVPSFRIKQDAVPGRYTALWFKATKLGEFHIFCAEYCGTSHSGMIGKLRVVTQDEFNKYLEEGQEEGQLPLAKRGEKLFALKACASCHSVDNPAVKVGPSLFQVFGHEVVLEDGSKVAADENYIRESILQPNAKIVKGFPHGVMPTFQGQINENELNALVEYVKSLSGK; via the coding sequence ATGATGTGGTTTAATTTAGCGAAGGCCCAATCCTTCATGCCAACAGAAGGGACCGAGATTGCCAAGCAGGTGGACAATCTTTATGGTTTCTTGCTGATTACAAGTTTCATCGCCTGCTTGCTCGTTATCGGCGGTATGATTTATTTCGCTTATAAATATAAGCGTAAATCTGCAAACGATAAAACAGCATACATTTCTCACAGCACAGCTTTGGAGTTCTTGTGGTCATTCATTCCACTTGTAATCTTCCTCGGTGTATTTGCTTGGGGTTGGTACATTTACCACGGCATGAGAACTATGCCGAAAGATGCTCTTGAGATTAATGTCCTTGGTAAACAATGGGCTTGGGAAATCGAATACAAAAACGGTTTCAAAGCAGTTAATGAAGTTGTTGTGCCAATCAATACGGACGTGAAACTTCTTTTGACGTCTCAAGATGTGATCCACTCATTCTTCGTTCCAAGCTTCCGTATTAAACAAGATGCGGTGCCAGGTCGTTACACAGCCTTGTGGTTTAAAGCTACGAAGTTGGGTGAGTTCCATATCTTCTGTGCTGAATATTGCGGAACTTCACATTCAGGAATGATCGGTAAGTTGCGTGTTGTAACTCAAGATGAGTTCAACAAGTACCTAGAAGAAGGACAAGAAGAAGGACAACTTCCTTTGGCTAAACGTGGTGAAAAGCTTTTTGCTTTGAAAGCCTGCGCATCTTGCCACTCTGTCGACAATCCAGCGGTTAAAGTAGGTCCATCATTGTTCCAAGTATTTGGGCATGAAGTGGTGTTGGAAGATGGTTCAAAAGTTGCGGCTGATGAAAACTACATCCGTGAGTCCATTCTTCAGCCGAATGCTAAGATCGTAAAAGGCTTCCCTCACGGGGTGATGCCAACGTTCCAAGGTCAAATTAACGAGAACGAGCTTAACGCACTTGTCGAGTACGTTAAAAGCTTGAGCGGAAAATAA
- a CDS encoding SCO family protein, whose product MFEIKLVLKTKTKGTALSHSGFARVVIAAVFFVLCSVTASQAYNGPEAGMAAGDKAPELKDIGIDEKLGKKINLNTTFKDEYGKEVTLGSYFDGKHPVIISPVYFACPGLCNFHLNGLTDALKLMDKDWSVGKKYKILSVSFDSKETSDLAAKKKETYMKLYDRPDADKSWHFLTGDEASVKTITSELGFKFRWDEAQKEWAHASAAVVISPDGTISRYLPGIMFQPQDIKIALNEATEGKIGTFVDSLVLYCFKYDPHQSKFVLAAVQVMKMGGALMVLLMVLWLLPVYIRSRRAKNKSAGR is encoded by the coding sequence ATGTTTGAAATCAAGCTTGTTTTGAAAACAAAAACAAAGGGAACGGCTCTGTCTCACTCTGGCTTCGCCAGAGTAGTTATAGCAGCCGTTTTTTTCGTTCTGTGTTCGGTAACAGCTTCTCAAGCATACAATGGCCCCGAAGCGGGCATGGCTGCCGGTGATAAGGCGCCAGAGCTTAAAGACATCGGAATCGATGAAAAGCTCGGTAAAAAAATCAATCTGAATACAACTTTTAAAGATGAGTACGGCAAAGAAGTCACTTTGGGTTCTTACTTTGATGGCAAACACCCGGTGATTATTTCACCTGTGTATTTTGCTTGCCCAGGTCTTTGCAACTTCCATCTCAACGGTTTGACTGATGCTCTTAAGCTTATGGATAAAGACTGGAGTGTCGGCAAGAAGTACAAAATCTTGTCTGTGAGTTTCGATTCAAAAGAAACTTCAGATCTTGCTGCTAAGAAAAAAGAAACTTACATGAAGCTTTATGATCGCCCAGATGCTGATAAATCTTGGCATTTCCTCACTGGCGATGAAGCCTCTGTGAAGACGATCACTTCAGAACTTGGATTCAAATTCAGATGGGATGAAGCTCAAAAGGAATGGGCCCACGCTTCGGCGGCGGTCGTGATTTCTCCTGATGGCACAATCTCGCGTTACCTTCCTGGGATCATGTTTCAACCTCAGGATATCAAAATCGCATTGAATGAAGCGACGGAAGGGAAAATCGGAACCTTCGTCGACAGTTTAGTGCTCTATTGTTTTAAGTATGACCCACATCAGAGCAAATTTGTGCTCGCCGCAGTTCAGGTAATGAAAATGGGCGGAGCATTGATGGTTCTGTTGATGGTTTTATGGTTATTGCCAGTTTATATCCGCTCGCGCAGAGCGAAGAACAAATCGGCGGGGAGATAA
- a CDS encoding c-type cytochrome — translation MSENRDHYNRGGLLAFGFTMVFVFAFFFYIVVVNKGVDLGENVVDPTTIKADAGPAFDITTVKEPWVSSPELVTYGKKVFMTNCAMCHGNEGKGDGAAGQALNPKPRNFVEGKWTQGEGIIAHFKVLQHGIAGSSMAAYAHFKPADRWAVLQFIESITNNKSKDDPAKVAEFAKTAQ, via the coding sequence ATGTCTGAAAATAGAGATCATTATAATCGTGGTGGATTGCTTGCGTTTGGCTTTACTATGGTCTTCGTATTTGCATTCTTCTTCTATATCGTTGTTGTTAATAAGGGCGTTGATCTAGGAGAAAACGTTGTTGATCCTACGACAATCAAAGCTGATGCGGGTCCTGCATTTGACATCACGACAGTGAAAGAACCTTGGGTTTCTTCTCCTGAATTGGTTACCTACGGCAAAAAAGTCTTCATGACGAACTGTGCGATGTGCCACGGTAATGAAGGAAAAGGCGACGGAGCTGCGGGACAGGCTTTGAATCCAAAGCCACGTAACTTCGTTGAAGGTAAATGGACTCAAGGCGAAGGTATCATCGCCCATTTCAAAGTTTTGCAACACGGTATTGCTGGTTCTTCTATGGCGGCTTATGCGCACTTTAAGCCAGCTGATCGTTGGGCCGTTCTTCAGTTCATCGAATCTATCACGAATAACAAATCAAAAGACGATCCTGCTAAAGTTGCTGAGTTTGCGAAAACTGCACAGTAA
- a CDS encoding alpha/beta fold hydrolase — MVHFEVIENVVPENVLFVHGNLASNRWWYPAQEVWKKQAEGKNFKGALIFAEFRGCGKSPAPADASEVNMHTFAKDFISLVKKLNRGPVHVVGHSTGGLIAALMLAKEPSLFKKAVLLDPVGAQGVTFDRSMIAAFEQMKVDKNLTAVVIGSTIHNNNAEAEFFKNVIVEDAFHAVKSVGHWVLEALDGLDVREELGAVSHDVLVLHGEHDQLLPKADSEAMAKLFSRGKFQIIEGQGHCANVESPEKFVSITQSFLF; from the coding sequence ATGGTTCATTTTGAAGTCATCGAAAACGTAGTGCCTGAAAATGTTTTATTCGTTCACGGAAATCTTGCTTCAAATCGCTGGTGGTATCCGGCGCAAGAGGTTTGGAAAAAACAGGCGGAAGGCAAAAACTTTAAAGGCGCGCTAATTTTTGCAGAGTTTCGCGGATGCGGAAAGTCACCGGCTCCTGCGGATGCCAGTGAAGTGAACATGCACACTTTTGCAAAGGACTTTATTTCTTTGGTTAAAAAGCTAAATCGCGGTCCCGTTCATGTTGTTGGACACTCCACCGGGGGGTTGATAGCGGCGTTAATGTTGGCCAAGGAGCCGAGTCTTTTTAAAAAGGCGGTTCTGCTGGACCCCGTGGGGGCGCAAGGAGTGACCTTCGACAGATCTATGATTGCGGCTTTTGAACAAATGAAGGTTGATAAAAATCTGACGGCTGTCGTGATTGGCTCTACGATTCATAATAATAATGCAGAGGCGGAATTCTTTAAAAACGTTATCGTTGAAGACGCCTTCCATGCCGTTAAATCGGTGGGACATTGGGTCCTTGAAGCCCTTGATGGACTTGATGTTCGTGAAGAATTGGGTGCGGTTTCTCATGACGTTTTGGTTCTACATGGGGAGCATGATCAACTTTTGCCGAAGGCTGATTCTGAAGCCATGGCGAAGCTCTTTTCGCGAGGAAAATTTCAGATTATTGAAGGACAGGGGCATTGCGCGAACGTGGAGTCTCCGGAAAAGTTCGTAAGCATCACTCAAAGTTTCTTATTCTAA
- a CDS encoding alpha/beta hydrolase, with translation MKVLVSVLAILVSFSVSAATNSVKGFVAINPQRSLYVDYVAPKAGMPTVVLLNGLTYSTLQWDQFVEPLVKKGVGVLRYDPIGMGQTLLKYAPIFSVIPIQDQVKDLEALLQVMNIKAPYNLAGLSYGGGMAAGFAAVYPDKVNKVIMMSPFTRPLDGQDNWIRSQIWATRQMYPYNKYSDDELYDYFLHQIVYATYPSAEPIVLENPFKLEAVFRMAQGIRHFNSEVVADKIPQGALHLMVARQDQYIPANVLEEYWNKVPQASRASRLFVNGSEHKMVEAVPEFAAAWVYKILMNDPAISGGRTFEGYPLRGEACPVDNGATLKVVE, from the coding sequence ATGAAGGTTTTAGTTTCCGTTCTTGCGATTTTAGTTTCTTTTAGCGTTTCGGCGGCGACGAACTCTGTGAAGGGTTTCGTTGCCATTAATCCACAGCGCAGCTTGTATGTGGATTACGTAGCGCCAAAAGCAGGAATGCCGACAGTGGTGTTGTTGAATGGTCTTACTTACAGCACTCTTCAATGGGATCAATTTGTTGAACCTCTGGTTAAAAAAGGGGTGGGTGTTCTTCGCTATGATCCGATCGGCATGGGGCAGACGCTTTTAAAATATGCGCCGATTTTTTCTGTCATTCCAATTCAGGATCAAGTGAAAGACCTGGAGGCTTTGCTTCAGGTGATGAATATCAAAGCTCCTTACAATTTAGCGGGACTGTCTTATGGTGGCGGTATGGCTGCGGGCTTTGCGGCAGTTTACCCGGATAAAGTGAATAAGGTGATCATGATGTCACCGTTCACTCGTCCCTTGGACGGCCAGGATAATTGGATCAGGTCGCAGATCTGGGCGACTCGTCAAATGTATCCGTATAATAAATATTCTGATGATGAATTGTACGATTACTTCCTTCATCAAATTGTCTACGCAACTTATCCAAGTGCAGAGCCGATCGTTTTGGAAAATCCATTTAAACTTGAGGCGGTCTTTCGCATGGCGCAGGGAATCCGTCACTTCAACTCAGAAGTGGTTGCCGACAAAATCCCGCAAGGTGCTTTGCATTTGATGGTGGCTCGTCAGGATCAGTATATTCCGGCAAATGTCCTTGAAGAGTACTGGAATAAAGTTCCTCAGGCCTCTCGGGCGAGTCGTTTGTTCGTGAACGGTTCTGAGCATAAGATGGTTGAGGCTGTTCCTGAATTTGCTGCAGCCTGGGTTTATAAAATTCTAATGAATGATCCGGCGATCTCTGGCGGTCGAACTTTTGAAGGATATCCTTTGCGTGGGGAAGCGTGCCCTGTTGATAACGGTGCGACTTTGAAGGTGGTGGAGTAA
- the fabG gene encoding 3-oxoacyl-ACP reductase FabG, whose product MNNINFNFKNKNAVVTGGASGIGFQITLSFLEAGGNVSVWDYSEQALQTAKDAFAKYASQIHFAQVNVGDRDSVAKAAASLPWAVDILVNNAGITRDKSFAKMGADEWDAVISTNLTGLFNVTKSLLEKFNSASNQKRIISISSVVGLYGNFGQLNYAAAKSGVIGMTKTWGKELGRKGFTANAIAPGFIATAMTKAMPKEVIDSMAAKVPVARLGEVEVIANAVLFLASEQASYINGATLSVDGGIVL is encoded by the coding sequence ATGAACAATATTAATTTTAATTTCAAAAATAAAAATGCAGTCGTTACTGGTGGAGCCTCTGGTATCGGTTTTCAAATCACTCTTAGCTTTTTGGAAGCAGGCGGAAATGTTTCTGTTTGGGATTATTCTGAACAAGCATTGCAAACCGCGAAAGATGCTTTTGCAAAATACGCTTCGCAAATTCACTTTGCCCAAGTCAATGTTGGCGATCGTGATTCAGTTGCGAAAGCGGCAGCTTCTTTGCCATGGGCTGTGGATATCCTTGTGAATAACGCTGGTATCACTCGTGATAAATCTTTTGCCAAAATGGGTGCGGATGAGTGGGATGCTGTTATCTCTACAAATTTGACTGGCCTATTCAACGTAACGAAGTCTTTGTTAGAAAAATTTAATTCAGCATCAAATCAAAAGCGTATCATTAGCATTTCCTCTGTTGTTGGTTTGTATGGAAACTTCGGTCAGCTAAATTATGCTGCGGCGAAATCCGGTGTTATCGGTATGACAAAAACTTGGGGTAAAGAGTTGGGTCGCAAAGGCTTTACAGCGAACGCTATTGCTCCAGGATTCATTGCAACGGCGATGACGAAGGCAATGCCGAAGGAAGTTATCGACAGTATGGCTGCGAAAGTGCCTGTGGCTCGTTTGGGTGAAGTTGAAGTTATTGCTAACGCAGTTTTGTTCTTGGCAAGCGAACAGGCTTCCTATATCAACGGCGCAACTTTGAGTGTCGATGGTGGAATTGTTCTTTAA